One stretch of Candidatus Palauibacter scopulicola DNA includes these proteins:
- a CDS encoding ArdC family protein, which produces MNHDEYHRKFADAIIEQIRQGTAPWQKPWAPGERVMPMNVDTDRSYRGGNSLHLASVQQEMGYGDVRWGTYRQIQTRGGQVRKGERGTRILSF; this is translated from the coding sequence ATGAACCACGACGAATACCACCGCAAGTTCGCCGACGCGATCATCGAGCAGATCCGGCAGGGCACCGCGCCGTGGCAGAAGCCCTGGGCGCCCGGCGAGCGCGTCATGCCCATGAACGTGGACACCGACCGCTCCTATCGGGGCGGCAACAGCCTGCACCTCGCCTCCGTGCAACAGGAGATGGGCTACGGCGACGTGCGCTGGGGCACCTACCGCCAGATCCAAACCCGGGGCGGACAGGTCAGGAAGGGCGAGCGCGGCACCCGCATCCTCTCCTTCCA
- a CDS encoding ATPase, T2SS/T4P/T4SS family, with product MKRASGVGHLAPFLPGLEGLLEDPDVSEIMINGPGNVWVERAGRLEPHEAPALTAAWLHRAAIHIARPLGLDPAARPILDARLEDGSRVAICTPPAAPEVAITIRRFGGRAFSAEDLVRMGSLPEEALEAARAMLAARRNILVSGGTGSGKTTLLNALIELLPEDERIVAIEDTLELRIDRANCLRFEAGATHDTPVSIRDLVRHALRHRPDHIVVGEVRGGEAADLLQALNTGHGGSLTTIHANNARSALSRLASCAMQARDALPWEVTCRGVVDGIALVLHVTRREGRRFVEEALEVRGYDAATGRWITEPTWTTQPPKEVNA from the coding sequence ATGAAGCGCGCGAGCGGCGTGGGCCATCTCGCCCCGTTCCTTCCGGGGCTGGAGGGTCTGCTCGAAGACCCCGATGTCTCCGAGATCATGATCAACGGACCCGGCAACGTCTGGGTCGAGCGGGCCGGTAGGCTGGAACCCCACGAGGCGCCCGCGCTCACTGCGGCCTGGCTTCACCGCGCGGCGATCCACATCGCCCGGCCGCTCGGGCTCGATCCCGCCGCCCGGCCCATCCTGGACGCTCGGCTGGAGGACGGATCCCGGGTCGCCATCTGCACGCCGCCCGCCGCGCCCGAGGTCGCCATCACCATACGGCGGTTCGGGGGCCGCGCGTTCTCCGCCGAGGATCTCGTGCGCATGGGCTCGCTGCCGGAAGAGGCGCTCGAAGCCGCGCGGGCCATGCTCGCGGCCCGGAGGAACATCCTCGTCTCAGGGGGCACCGGCTCGGGCAAGACCACGCTCCTGAACGCGCTGATCGAACTGCTGCCCGAGGACGAGCGGATCGTTGCCATCGAGGACACGCTGGAACTCAGGATCGACCGCGCCAACTGCCTCCGGTTCGAGGCCGGGGCCACCCACGACACGCCCGTCTCGATCCGCGACCTGGTGCGCCACGCGCTCCGCCACCGGCCCGACCACATCGTCGTCGGCGAGGTCCGGGGCGGCGAGGCCGCCGACCTGCTCCAGGCACTCAACACCGGGCACGGCGGATCGCTCACGACCATCCACGCCAACAACGCCCGCTCCGCGCTCTCGCGCCTCGCGAGTTGCGCCATGCAGGCCCGGGACGCGCTGCCCTGGGAAGTCACCTGCCGGGGCGTCGTGGACGGGATCGCGCTCGTGTTGCATGTGACGCGCCGGGAAGGGAGGCGATTCGTCGAGGAGGCACTCGAAGTGCGCGGCTACGACGCGGCCACCGGCCGCTGGATCACCGAACCGACATGGACCACCCAACCACCGAAGGAGGTGAACGCATGA